A section of the Paenibacillus aurantius genome encodes:
- a CDS encoding FAD-dependent oxidoreductase, with the protein MDKSTYDVVVAGGGPSGIAAAVASARMGARTLLAERYGFLGGAGTAMMVNPWMSYWASGGNQVQLIFGVLQELIDRMTAMGMYGHPKQKTAFDPEALKVAAEELCREAGVHLLYHSFLGEAVMNEEGTRIERVRLANKAGLMDFRAQVYVDATGDADLAALAGALVEKGRAVDSLSQPMTLNFRMAQVDVDRMPDRKGITERYLEAKRQGRIQCPRENVLWFYANQPGVIHFNTTRVVRKDATDPWELTEAEIEGRRQVQQLVAFLKEEVPGFEDAYLQTTAPQIGVRESRRVVGEYRLTAEELLASCRFEDRIARGAYPVDIHNPDGEGTILQHLPQGEWYDIPYRALVPKKIENLLIGGRPISATHEAHSAIRVQPIAMAIGQAAGTAAALCAAQKTTPRELDVRLVQEALTKQGAVLGYGETEGEAAEAAGS; encoded by the coding sequence ATGGACAAATCGACTTATGACGTAGTGGTGGCGGGAGGCGGCCCGAGCGGGATCGCGGCAGCCGTCGCTTCGGCAAGAATGGGGGCGCGGACGCTGCTTGCCGAGCGGTACGGTTTTCTCGGAGGTGCGGGAACCGCCATGATGGTCAATCCGTGGATGTCCTATTGGGCATCCGGCGGGAATCAGGTGCAGCTGATCTTCGGGGTGCTTCAGGAGCTGATCGACCGGATGACGGCGATGGGCATGTACGGCCATCCGAAGCAGAAGACCGCATTTGATCCGGAAGCGCTGAAGGTCGCCGCCGAGGAACTGTGCCGGGAAGCGGGCGTTCATCTGCTCTATCATTCCTTCCTGGGAGAGGCCGTCATGAACGAGGAGGGGACCCGCATTGAGCGTGTCCGGCTGGCGAACAAGGCCGGGCTCATGGATTTTCGAGCCCAGGTGTATGTGGATGCCACCGGAGATGCCGACCTTGCCGCGTTGGCAGGCGCCTTGGTCGAGAAGGGTAGAGCCGTGGACAGCTTGAGCCAGCCGATGACGCTCAACTTCCGGATGGCTCAGGTGGACGTCGACCGGATGCCCGACCGGAAAGGGATTACCGAGCGGTACTTGGAAGCCAAGCGCCAGGGCCGAATTCAATGTCCCCGCGAGAATGTGCTGTGGTTCTACGCGAATCAGCCGGGTGTCATTCACTTTAACACGACCCGCGTGGTCCGCAAGGATGCCACCGATCCGTGGGAGCTGACCGAAGCGGAGATCGAAGGCCGCCGTCAGGTTCAGCAGCTCGTCGCCTTTCTGAAGGAAGAGGTGCCGGGCTTCGAAGACGCCTACCTGCAGACGACCGCCCCCCAGATCGGCGTCCGCGAATCTCGCCGGGTGGTAGGCGAATACCGGCTCACGGCGGAGGAGCTTCTCGCTTCCTGCCGGTTCGAGGACCGGATCGCCCGCGGGGCTTATCCGGTGGACATTCACAACCCCGACGGGGAGGGAACGATTCTGCAGCACCTTCCGCAAGGGGAGTGGTACGACATTCCGTACCGGGCTCTGGTTCCGAAGAAGATCGAGAACCTCCTCATCGGCGGGCGTCCGATCTCCGCTACCCACGAAGCGCATTCGGCCATCCGCGTCCAGCCGATCGCTATGGCTATCGGCCAGGCGGCGGGGACCGCAGCCGCCCTGTGCGCGGCCCAGAAGACGACCCCGCGCGAGCTCGACGTCCGGCTGGTGCAGGAAGCCCTCACCAAGCAGGGAGCGGTGCTCGGGTACGGCGAGACCGAGGGCGAAGCAGCCGAAGCGGCAGGCAGCTGA
- a CDS encoding response regulator transcription factor, which produces MLTLNLLIVEDEIRLRNALVHNIPWEEHGIEIVGQAGNGREALTLIDRRRPDILLLDLQMPEMDGLSLAKRLRETDPLLQIIVLSGHDDFEYAQKALELGVMKYLLKPAGDEEILGTVLEAAERLRKEWDRRHNSEEIRKKWMLHLPHLVEEFIKGWLEGKYESWELEQKGRDLQLELTPDTRYTVAVIDMDPLSEDETRFSHKDAPLLQFSLNSIVKETFQRVACWVASDATGATVIIFRHGEGEDSPAALQKTNALAEKALNSVLTCLKLTASAGISGTTGVAEEMNKLYLQAVRALQNRIVLGDNLAIPYREEAGEAASVTPQPNHEKMLEIALETGDGERAMEAVEAMWTDGMNKAESVETMQEQILYFASLFVRIIQKQGWRVKEVAGDDYSYFHNHGRFTAREQFLAWTTRMVRAYLGYANQRRKRTSNETIAAILDLVENEMDQEMMLHTIADRLYVNSSYLSRLFKQETGKAFSAYVLERKMERAKAHLQDGGRIMDVAAAVGYRDVSYFTRVFRKYWGVTPGEIRGQ; this is translated from the coding sequence GTGCTGACGTTGAATCTGCTTATCGTGGAAGACGAAATCCGTCTGCGGAATGCTCTGGTCCACAACATTCCCTGGGAGGAGCATGGAATCGAGATCGTCGGGCAGGCGGGAAACGGGCGGGAGGCTTTGACGCTGATCGACCGCCGAAGGCCGGACATTCTCCTTCTTGACCTGCAGATGCCCGAAATGGACGGGCTCAGTCTGGCCAAACGCCTGCGGGAGACCGATCCTCTTCTGCAGATTATCGTGTTAAGCGGGCATGACGACTTCGAATATGCGCAGAAGGCGCTTGAACTCGGGGTTATGAAATATTTGCTTAAGCCGGCCGGCGATGAAGAAATATTGGGGACGGTGCTTGAAGCGGCGGAGCGCCTGCGTAAAGAGTGGGACCGCCGGCACAACAGCGAGGAGATCCGCAAGAAATGGATGCTGCATCTTCCTCATCTTGTGGAAGAATTCATCAAGGGCTGGCTGGAAGGCAAGTACGAGTCCTGGGAGCTGGAGCAGAAGGGCCGCGACCTGCAGCTGGAACTCACGCCGGACACTCGGTATACGGTGGCGGTTATCGACATGGACCCGCTGTCCGAGGACGAAACCCGCTTCAGCCACAAAGATGCGCCGCTCCTGCAATTTAGCTTGAACAGTATCGTAAAGGAAACCTTCCAGCGGGTTGCCTGCTGGGTAGCTAGCGATGCGACAGGGGCAACCGTGATCATTTTCCGTCACGGGGAAGGGGAGGACTCTCCCGCCGCTCTGCAGAAGACGAATGCTCTTGCGGAGAAAGCGTTAAACTCCGTACTCACCTGCTTGAAGCTGACGGCGAGCGCCGGCATCAGTGGAACGACCGGCGTCGCGGAAGAGATGAACAAGCTTTACCTGCAGGCGGTTCGGGCTCTCCAGAACCGGATCGTGCTCGGGGACAATCTCGCGATTCCGTACCGGGAGGAAGCCGGCGAAGCGGCATCCGTCACCCCGCAGCCGAACCACGAGAAGATGCTGGAGATCGCCCTGGAAACCGGAGACGGCGAACGGGCCATGGAGGCGGTCGAAGCCATGTGGACCGACGGAATGAACAAGGCGGAATCCGTGGAAACGATGCAGGAGCAGATCCTGTATTTCGCGAGTCTGTTCGTCCGCATTATTCAGAAGCAGGGCTGGCGCGTGAAGGAGGTAGCGGGTGACGATTATTCCTATTTTCACAATCACGGCAGGTTTACCGCCCGCGAACAATTTCTCGCCTGGACCACGCGGATGGTTAGGGCTTACCTGGGGTATGCCAATCAGCGGCGTAAGCGGACCAGCAACGAAACGATAGCCGCCATCCTCGATCTCGTAGAGAACGAGATGGATCAGGAAATGATGCTGCATACGATCGCCGACCGGCTTTACGTCAACTCTTCTTACTTGAGCCGGCTGTTTAAGCAGGAAACGGGAAAGGCTTTTTCGGCCTACGTACTGGAGCGCAAAATGGAACGGGCGAAGGCCCACCTGCAGGACGGGGGACGGATTATGGATGTTGCTGCCGCCGTCGGCTACCGGGACGTCAGCTACTTTACCCGGGTCTTTCGCAAGTATTGGGGCGTCACCCCCGGCGAAATTCGCGGACAATAG
- a CDS encoding ABC transporter permease, whose product MRESTAPEAVPVPVKRGRGSYLRQLGSDVAKDWDLYIALIPGIAFLLLFKYAPMYGIIIAFKDFNIFDGLAASPWVGWEHFEKLFSSESFLHVFRNTLVISVYKILFLFPLPIVIAILLNELRNMAFKRTVQTVIYLPHFLSWVIVSGLFLDMLSTNGGIVNKIIVALGGEPIRFFLDNSIFRTVLVSSAGWKETGWNTIIYLAALAGIDPGLYEAARIDGANKWKQIIHITLPGLIPIILLMFILRLGSVLEAGTEQILVMYNPSVYNVADVIGTYVYRIGLGEQNYSFTTAVGVFESVVAFILILSGNALARKFFGRGIW is encoded by the coding sequence ATGAGAGAAAGCACGGCCCCCGAAGCTGTCCCCGTTCCCGTAAAACGAGGACGCGGAAGTTACCTGCGGCAGCTCGGGAGCGATGTGGCGAAGGATTGGGATCTGTATATAGCGCTGATCCCCGGCATCGCCTTTCTATTATTATTCAAGTACGCCCCCATGTACGGAATCATCATCGCCTTTAAAGACTTCAACATTTTTGACGGATTGGCGGCGAGCCCTTGGGTAGGATGGGAGCATTTTGAGAAATTGTTCTCGTCCGAGAGCTTCCTTCACGTCTTTCGGAACACGCTGGTTATCTCGGTGTACAAAATCTTGTTTCTGTTCCCGCTTCCGATTGTCATTGCCATTCTTCTCAACGAATTAAGAAACATGGCATTCAAGCGGACCGTTCAGACGGTCATTTACCTGCCCCACTTTCTGTCCTGGGTTATCGTTAGCGGCTTGTTCCTCGATATGCTGTCGACCAACGGCGGGATCGTGAACAAAATCATCGTCGCCCTGGGAGGGGAGCCCATCCGGTTCTTCCTTGACAACAGTATCTTCCGGACGGTGCTGGTTTCGTCTGCCGGCTGGAAGGAGACGGGCTGGAACACCATCATCTACCTGGCTGCTTTGGCGGGGATCGACCCCGGCTTGTACGAAGCGGCCCGGATCGACGGAGCGAACAAGTGGAAGCAAATCATCCATATCACCCTGCCGGGTCTCATCCCGATCATTCTTCTTATGTTCATCCTGAGACTGGGCTCCGTCCTGGAGGCGGGAACGGAGCAGATCCTCGTCATGTACAACCCGAGCGTTTACAACGTAGCGGACGTCATCGGGACCTACGTGTACCGGATCGGCCTCGGCGAACAGAACTACAGCTTCACGACGGCTGTCGGCGTCTTTGAATCGGTGGTCGCCTTCATTCTGATTCTGTCCGGCAACGCCTTGGCCCGTAAGTTTTTCGGCCGGGGCATCTGGTAG
- a CDS encoding carbohydrate ABC transporter permease encodes MKNSPAAKPAKSQAIRSSVGEKLFQAINIVIFVLLGLTTVFPFLNLIAKSFSSEAAVVSGMVTLFPIDFQVGTYKYVASSSMFLNAFMVSVTVTVIGSFLALFMTTLAAYPLSKPRLRGRKFFILMYLFTMLFSGGLIPTYLLIHSLGLIDKLPVLFLPFMISVYNMLIIKSYFESLPEGLEESAKIDGASNMTILVRIVLPLSLPVLATITLFYAVQFWNDYFTSLLYINSSSLKPLQLYLKELFVSSTDTFLRDNVEANLNVSPQSIQAASIMLATLPILLVYPFLQKYFVKGVLIGSVKG; translated from the coding sequence ATGAAAAACAGCCCGGCAGCAAAGCCTGCCAAAAGTCAAGCCATTCGTTCCTCCGTTGGAGAGAAGCTCTTTCAAGCGATCAATATCGTCATCTTTGTTCTGCTCGGCCTTACGACCGTTTTCCCGTTTCTTAACTTGATTGCCAAGTCGTTCTCGAGTGAAGCGGCCGTCGTCTCCGGCATGGTTACGCTGTTCCCGATCGACTTCCAGGTCGGAACCTACAAATACGTAGCGAGCAGCTCGATGTTTCTGAATGCCTTTATGGTCTCGGTTACGGTCACGGTCATCGGTTCGTTCCTGGCTTTGTTCATGACCACGCTGGCCGCGTATCCGCTGTCCAAGCCGAGGCTCAGAGGCCGCAAATTTTTCATCCTGATGTATTTGTTTACGATGCTGTTTAGCGGGGGACTGATTCCGACTTACCTGCTGATCCACTCCCTTGGCCTGATCGATAAGCTTCCGGTGCTGTTCCTGCCGTTTATGATCAGCGTCTACAACATGCTCATCATCAAGAGCTATTTCGAAAGTCTGCCGGAAGGGCTGGAGGAGTCGGCCAAAATCGACGGAGCGAGCAACATGACCATTCTCGTGCGGATCGTTCTTCCGTTGTCGCTTCCGGTGCTTGCCACGATCACCTTGTTCTATGCGGTGCAGTTCTGGAACGATTACTTCACCTCGCTCCTGTACATCAACTCGTCGTCCTTGAAGCCGCTGCAGCTTTACTTGAAAGAGCTGTTCGTTTCGTCAACGGATACCTTCCTGAGGGATAACGTGGAAGCCAACTTGAACGTGTCGCCCCAGTCCATCCAGGCGGCTTCCATCATGCTGGCCACCCTGCCGATTCTGCTCGTGTATCCGTTTCTACAGAAATATTTCGTCAAAGGGGTTCTGATCGGTTCCGTGAAGGGCTGA
- a CDS encoding extracellular solute-binding protein — MLKKSIAVLSISAMTAALTACGGGGGSASGTNAPSASPGATAGASKPKPEFKALMQYGRFDPNEQVVAKLLNEKTGYKVTYDMLPVENPDDKLNLLMANKEKYSFMILSATQYSKLAASGALEPIDELVNKYGTNLKNVISQNSWNGAKLNGKIFGIPQTGSGTVVNSSLVIRQDWMDELGLKMPTTRDELYNVMKTIKEKKNVMALSGGKSPLAPEILPTFGLPMTTAALGWEEVNGKLVNAVENPNMKKYLEFMRKLYSEKLIDQEWSLNQSNKVIENFTSGKAAMMSMGYFNAPTVKTALEKNTPTAKIGTVPYLKGDDGKVRVVGTAGISFYVGIPKWAENKEEIIKYLDLKLDKDIHKEATIGKEGVHHKVENGNYIPILPKFTEDYNDASGFLTGVDEKNYPIYWQARVRKDPVLFSAFESNQANAKGSAVLDPLSFAPPLEAVGKYNQKLNKLVEDTFLKYITGAEPLENYDKFLAQWKADGGDEMTKAVNEWYASTKK, encoded by the coding sequence ATGTTAAAAAAATCGATTGCTGTTCTGTCCATCTCGGCCATGACGGCGGCTCTTACCGCTTGTGGTGGAGGGGGCGGTTCCGCCTCCGGGACGAATGCCCCGTCCGCATCCCCCGGAGCGACGGCCGGCGCTTCCAAGCCAAAACCGGAATTCAAAGCACTTATGCAGTACGGCCGGTTTGACCCGAACGAGCAGGTGGTCGCCAAGCTGCTCAACGAAAAAACCGGATATAAGGTCACCTACGACATGCTGCCGGTGGAGAACCCGGACGACAAGCTGAACCTGCTCATGGCGAACAAAGAGAAATATTCCTTCATGATCCTGTCCGCCACCCAGTACTCCAAGCTGGCCGCCTCCGGCGCCCTCGAGCCGATTGACGAGCTGGTCAACAAGTACGGTACGAACCTGAAGAACGTCATTTCCCAGAACTCCTGGAACGGAGCCAAGCTGAACGGCAAAATATTCGGCATTCCGCAAACCGGCTCCGGTACGGTCGTCAACTCCTCTCTTGTGATCCGTCAGGACTGGATGGATGAGCTCGGCCTGAAGATGCCGACCACCCGGGATGAGCTGTATAACGTCATGAAGACGATCAAGGAAAAGAAGAACGTGATGGCGTTGTCGGGCGGCAAGAGCCCGCTCGCTCCTGAAATTCTGCCGACCTTCGGCCTCCCCATGACGACGGCCGCCCTCGGCTGGGAGGAAGTCAACGGCAAGCTCGTGAATGCCGTCGAGAACCCGAACATGAAGAAATACCTCGAGTTCATGCGCAAGCTGTACTCCGAGAAGCTGATCGACCAGGAGTGGTCGCTGAACCAGTCGAACAAGGTCATTGAGAACTTCACAAGCGGCAAAGCCGCTATGATGTCCATGGGCTACTTCAACGCGCCTACGGTGAAGACGGCGCTGGAGAAGAATACCCCTACCGCCAAGATCGGCACGGTGCCTTATCTGAAGGGCGACGATGGCAAGGTTCGGGTAGTTGGAACCGCGGGCATCAGCTTCTATGTAGGCATTCCGAAGTGGGCCGAGAACAAGGAAGAGATCATCAAATACTTGGATCTCAAGCTCGATAAGGACATCCACAAGGAAGCGACGATCGGGAAAGAGGGCGTTCACCATAAAGTGGAGAACGGCAACTACATTCCGATTCTTCCGAAGTTCACAGAGGATTACAACGATGCCTCCGGTTTCCTGACCGGTGTCGATGAGAAGAACTATCCGATCTACTGGCAGGCCAGGGTGCGCAAGGATCCCGTTCTGTTCAGCGCGTTTGAGAGCAACCAAGCGAATGCCAAAGGCAGCGCCGTATTGGATCCTCTTTCTTTCGCCCCTCCTTTGGAAGCGGTCGGAAAATACAACCAGAAGCTTAACAAGCTGGTCGAGGATACGTTCCTTAAGTACATTACGGGAGCCGAGCCTCTGGAGAATTACGATAAGTTCCTCGCCCAATGGAAAGCGGACGGCGGGGACGAGATGACGAAGGCTGTCAATGAATGGTATGCTAGTACCAAGAAGTAG
- a CDS encoding Gfo/Idh/MocA family oxidoreductase → MMKIGFIDYFLDNWHSKMYPGWIDEATNGEMKVTHAFALSEKEGMKPNAEWCREKGIELLGSIEAVIEACDALVVLSPNNPEYHEELARLPLQSGKPVYIDKTFAPDRETAVRLFELAEKHGTPMYSSSALRYAAEYADVEKAGIAAISCFGAGKFETYSIHQVEPIVQLMGTEAERVMWTGTDQSESMLIGFSGGRQAEIHHYGDDCPFAMALKYDNGKNRMLKIESNFFGAFIQGLTEFFRTREVKLDKQETIAIAAILENGRKAKETPYQWVELPKK, encoded by the coding sequence ATGATGAAGATTGGGTTTATCGATTATTTTCTGGACAATTGGCATTCCAAGATGTACCCGGGCTGGATTGACGAGGCGACCAACGGGGAGATGAAAGTCACCCATGCCTTTGCCTTGAGCGAGAAGGAAGGGATGAAGCCGAACGCGGAGTGGTGCCGGGAGAAGGGCATCGAGCTGCTCGGTTCCATTGAAGCGGTCATCGAAGCGTGCGATGCGCTGGTCGTGCTGTCGCCGAACAACCCCGAATACCATGAAGAGCTGGCCCGGCTTCCGCTTCAGTCCGGTAAGCCGGTGTACATAGACAAAACCTTCGCTCCCGACCGGGAGACGGCGGTCCGCCTGTTCGAGCTGGCCGAGAAGCACGGAACCCCGATGTACTCTTCCTCCGCTCTGCGTTATGCGGCCGAATATGCGGATGTGGAGAAAGCCGGAATCGCCGCCATCAGCTGCTTTGGCGCGGGCAAGTTCGAGACCTACTCGATTCACCAGGTAGAGCCTATTGTGCAGCTGATGGGAACGGAGGCCGAACGGGTCATGTGGACCGGTACGGATCAGTCGGAGTCCATGCTAATCGGCTTCTCCGGCGGCCGGCAGGCCGAAATTCATCATTACGGCGATGACTGTCCGTTCGCCATGGCGCTTAAATACGATAACGGCAAGAACCGCATGCTGAAGATTGAATCGAACTTCTTCGGCGCCTTTATCCAGGGCCTCACCGAGTTTTTCCGGACCCGGGAAGTGAAGCTTGATAAGCAAGAGACGATTGCCATCGCGGCTATTCTGGAAAATGGCCGTAAGGCGAAGGAGACTCCTTACCAATGGGTGGAGCTTCCGAAGAAGTAA
- a CDS encoding Ig-like domain-containing protein — MSKAKWLRFPLLVTLLASLWPAGAWAADSGTTASQAAALSPSSSISADDYIEVEAAPADVTVEIEGPRKQINAVDEDMTGVTDYLALFTTEYAPQITVGKTSVAVVVDSTSRVTRVVNPSVNGGVPVWTGPTDLALPPGGYILVANDDSWANKTYKQYLAKNFKVGDAIKLRKNDQVVPVTDLMTGQGLKARLKLDNDAWSTVTSPSVGVTGKVENLDPAASYSVQVKDSLVSLQADGTFHTTVGLQESVNYVDVAVLKNGTETDRKSLVVFYKKQTDAPKEVVLWVDQGTNIFKLQTPEDVKNMLMKAKDAGVTAVALDVKGVEGFANYKKNDLTGRPHISQMTAPTRAGANPNLDMLQEFVTSGHQLGIKIHASFNVFAEGSPAHNEYALLNDHLDWEERVFRPEDGGKILRLRDSQYYKTGKSLVAFVNPANDDVRSFELKNLEEVIKNYDVDGIVLDRARYDNETADFSEVTRAKFEAFLAAKGKTLTHWPADVYTYVDNARQYGPLINDWWEFRSLIIKSFFDEVRALTNTYTDQKGKKIQMSAYVGSWFESYYLNGVHWGSPTFRYDDRLNFPSDDLYTDSYAKTGYANDLDFLMIGTYQTTQKEIEKYITLGNIVTDGKIPMYASIALANIQDPALQRSVFQTGLAQSNGLMLFDYSQVNWPVIKASLHDEVYVKDYQLGLSVPGSPEAFLEGDEHNVSRNENNLNVFTDSFGQSTATNKFGVEAVVDGKGKVTQVVNQTQALTWNWTNPSPNNSLIPTGGLVVSALDASGVRTKRQLVARTYKAGDDVRAALLRGWLALDHTSTPLKSLPIQGNVEVLGAGGKVEVKINGGSAAVQSNGDFTGAAELSLGENTVRIAVYVDGLKTNEKAVTITRTAPVLTGLSLDSSAYRLVKGDQHQTVAEAVYSDESKRTVTEGVQYTSSTPDVASVDEHGVVTARKAGTAEITVTYEGQTAKAVVTVAELTLLTYESEKISLVQGETVQAPLTAVYSDGVEERITTGPAYSSSLAKVASVDSSGNITAVKPGTATITAVYRDKQTELKVKVFNDHKAKQSEE, encoded by the coding sequence TTGAGTAAAGCGAAATGGCTTCGATTTCCCTTATTGGTTACCTTGTTGGCTTCTTTATGGCCAGCTGGGGCATGGGCCGCCGATTCCGGCACCACTGCCTCGCAAGCTGCCGCTCTCTCCCCCTCGTCCTCCATCTCCGCCGACGATTACATAGAAGTGGAGGCGGCCCCGGCCGACGTTACCGTCGAGATTGAAGGGCCGAGGAAGCAAATCAACGCCGTCGATGAAGACATGACCGGCGTAACGGATTACCTCGCCCTGTTCACAACCGAATATGCCCCGCAGATTACCGTCGGCAAAACCTCGGTGGCAGTCGTCGTCGATTCCACCTCCCGGGTCACCCGGGTCGTCAATCCGTCCGTTAACGGCGGGGTACCGGTCTGGACCGGCCCGACGGACCTGGCGCTTCCCCCGGGAGGCTATATTCTCGTGGCGAACGACGACAGCTGGGCAAATAAAACCTATAAGCAGTACCTTGCCAAAAACTTTAAAGTCGGCGACGCCATCAAGCTCCGCAAGAACGATCAGGTCGTTCCGGTGACCGATCTTATGACTGGCCAAGGCCTGAAAGCCCGGCTGAAGCTGGACAACGACGCCTGGAGTACGGTCACCTCGCCTTCGGTTGGGGTAACCGGCAAGGTGGAAAATCTGGATCCGGCGGCTTCCTATTCCGTTCAAGTCAAGGACAGTCTGGTTTCCTTGCAGGCGGACGGCACCTTCCACACCACGGTCGGCCTGCAGGAGAGCGTCAACTACGTGGACGTGGCGGTGCTCAAGAACGGGACGGAAACCGACCGGAAGTCGCTCGTCGTGTTCTACAAGAAGCAGACGGACGCCCCCAAGGAAGTGGTGCTCTGGGTAGACCAGGGGACGAATATCTTCAAGCTGCAGACACCGGAGGACGTCAAGAACATGCTGATGAAGGCCAAGGACGCCGGAGTGACGGCGGTCGCCTTGGACGTCAAAGGCGTGGAGGGCTTTGCCAATTACAAGAAGAATGACCTGACCGGCCGTCCTCACATTTCCCAGATGACCGCCCCCACCCGGGCCGGCGCCAACCCTAATCTGGATATGCTGCAGGAGTTCGTGACCTCCGGTCATCAGCTGGGGATCAAAATCCACGCTTCGTTCAATGTCTTTGCCGAAGGCTCACCCGCCCATAATGAATATGCCCTGCTCAATGACCATCTGGATTGGGAAGAACGCGTGTTCCGTCCGGAGGACGGCGGGAAAATTCTCCGCTTGCGGGACAGCCAATACTACAAAACCGGCAAATCGCTCGTCGCTTTCGTCAATCCGGCTAACGACGATGTCCGGTCCTTCGAGCTGAAGAACCTCGAAGAGGTCATCAAGAACTATGACGTGGACGGCATTGTGCTGGACCGCGCCCGTTACGACAACGAAACCGCGGATTTCAGCGAGGTGACGCGAGCCAAGTTCGAAGCCTTCCTGGCCGCCAAAGGGAAGACGCTTACGCACTGGCCGGCCGATGTGTACACCTACGTGGACAATGCGCGGCAGTACGGACCGCTGATCAACGACTGGTGGGAATTCCGTTCCCTTATTATCAAGTCGTTCTTCGATGAGGTTCGTGCCTTGACGAACACGTATACGGACCAGAAGGGCAAGAAGATTCAGATGTCCGCCTATGTCGGGTCCTGGTTTGAATCCTATTATTTAAACGGCGTCCATTGGGGAAGCCCCACCTTCCGCTACGATGACCGCCTGAATTTCCCTTCGGACGACCTGTACACCGACTCCTATGCGAAGACCGGGTACGCGAATGACCTGGATTTCCTGATGATCGGCACGTACCAGACGACCCAGAAGGAGATTGAGAAATACATTACCCTGGGCAACATCGTGACGGACGGCAAGATTCCGATGTACGCGAGCATCGCGCTTGCCAACATCCAGGACCCGGCGCTTCAGCGGTCGGTTTTCCAGACGGGGCTCGCCCAATCCAACGGTTTGATGCTGTTCGATTATTCCCAGGTTAACTGGCCGGTGATCAAGGCCTCCCTGCATGACGAGGTCTATGTAAAGGATTATCAGCTTGGCCTGAGCGTTCCCGGCAGTCCGGAGGCCTTCCTCGAAGGGGACGAGCATAACGTCAGCCGGAACGAGAACAACCTGAATGTGTTTACCGATTCGTTCGGCCAGTCGACGGCAACCAATAAGTTCGGGGTGGAAGCGGTCGTCGACGGCAAGGGCAAGGTGACCCAGGTGGTGAACCAGACCCAGGCGCTAACCTGGAACTGGACGAACCCGTCGCCGAACAATAGCCTTATTCCGACCGGCGGTCTCGTTGTCTCCGCCTTGGATGCCTCCGGGGTGCGAACGAAGAGACAGCTGGTAGCCCGGACCTACAAGGCCGGTGACGACGTCAGGGCGGCTCTCCTGCGGGGCTGGCTTGCGCTCGACCACACCTCGACTCCGCTTAAGAGTCTCCCCATTCAAGGAAATGTGGAGGTGCTGGGAGCTGGAGGCAAAGTTGAAGTCAAGATTAACGGGGGTTCGGCTGCCGTCCAGTCAAACGGCGACTTCACCGGTGCCGCCGAATTGAGCCTGGGGGAGAACACCGTCCGGATCGCTGTCTATGTTGACGGCTTGAAGACGAATGAGAAAGCCGTCACCATTACCCGAACCGCTCCCGTTCTGACGGGCCTCTCGCTGGATTCCTCCGCGTACCGCCTCGTCAAAGGCGATCAGCACCAAACCGTAGCCGAAGCGGTATATTCGGATGAATCGAAAAGAACCGTCACAGAGGGGGTCCAGTATACCTCAAGCACGCCGGATGTGGCTTCGGTCGATGAGCATGGAGTCGTAACCGCCAGGAAAGCGGGAACGGCGGAAATCACCGTGACCTACGAAGGCCAGACGGCCAAAGCTGTGGTAACGGTCGCCGAGCTGACCCTTCTCACTTACGAGTCGGAGAAAATCAGCCTCGTTCAAGGCGAGACGGTCCAAGCGCCGCTCACCGCGGTCTACTCGGATGGCGTAGAGGAACGGATCACCACCGGTCCGGCCTACTCCTCCTCTCTGGCCAAGGTCGCTTCCGTTGATAGCAGCGGCAACATAACGGCCGTGAAGCCGGGAACGGCAACCATTACCGCCGTCTACCGTGACAAGCAGACGGAGCTGAAAGTGAAAGTTTTCAACGATCATAAAGCGAAGCAGAGCGAAGAATAA